One genomic region from Meiothermus sp. CFH 77666 encodes:
- a CDS encoding ATP-dependent Clp protease proteolytic subunit, translating to MHFAPVENKETQMGREIYIRFMAPVVPETTDQLFQHVDNAIRNKYERIHLLLSSPGGSVFHGLSIYNFLKGVPTEVLTYNFGTVDSIGIVIFCAGSRRFSVPHARFLIHGVRFNIAGNASFDDKQIEEHLKSLRIDQENIARVIADTTGKPLHKIEEDMNNRTTLNPNQAKDYGLVHEIRSELLPIDAEFVVIRELVQRPPQQVIQVTAPLVQAYTHSIQMDIGTL from the coding sequence ATGCATTTTGCCCCTGTTGAAAATAAGGAGACGCAAATGGGAAGAGAAATCTACATTCGGTTTATGGCACCTGTTGTTCCCGAAACGACGGACCAACTCTTCCAACACGTTGATAACGCGATTCGGAACAAATACGAAAGGATACATCTACTATTGTCATCGCCTGGTGGCTCGGTCTTCCACGGGCTATCAATCTATAATTTTCTCAAGGGCGTCCCGACAGAAGTTCTTACCTATAATTTCGGCACTGTGGATTCCATCGGTATAGTCATCTTTTGCGCAGGTAGTAGGCGATTTTCTGTTCCCCATGCAAGATTTCTGATACACGGCGTTCGATTCAACATTGCAGGCAATGCATCGTTCGATGATAAACAAATAGAAGAACACCTAAAAAGTCTGAGAATTGACCAAGAGAACATAGCGCGAGTAATCGCTGACACTACAGGTAAACCTCTTCACAAAATAGAAGAAGACATGAATAACCGCACCACCCTAAATCCTAATCAAGCAAAGGATTATGGGCTTGTACATGAAATAAGATCAGAACTTCTTCCCATAGACGCTGAGTTTGTTGTCATTCGAGAGCTTGTACAAAGACCGCCTCAACAAGTGATTCAAGTGACTGCTCCTCTAGTACAAGCATACACACATTCTATTCAGATGGACATAGGCACACTATGA